The following coding sequences lie in one Apium graveolens cultivar Ventura chromosome 3, ASM990537v1, whole genome shotgun sequence genomic window:
- the LOC141713123 gene encoding uncharacterized protein LOC141713123 — translation MGCSISGLNSMYDAANAGGDVWINESRYRIIRKLGEGGFAFVFLVKEILTNTSSDHVDVAVIKKSNKSSYISDDGTYAMKKVLIQSDEQLALVKDEIHNSSLFSHYNLLPLLDHAIISVKATAEQTWKHEAYLLFPVHLDGTLFDNAKAMKAKKEFFSTSDVLQIFRQVCAGLQHMHNLDPPYAHNDVKPGNVLLTRKKGQPPLAVLMDFGSVRQARRPIRSRSEALQLQEWAAEHCSAPFRAPELWDCPSQADFDQRTDIWSLGCTLFAIMYGESPFEYALGESGGSLQLAIVNAQIKWPSGPNPPYPEALHQFVTWMLQPQASIRPCIDDIIVHVDKLVAKFSQ, via the exons ATGGGGTGTTCAATATCTGGTTTGAACTCCATGTATGATGCAGCAAACGCAGGTGGAGATGTATGGATCAATGAGAGTCGTTATAGGATCATAAGAAAGCTTGGTGAAGGTGgttttgcttttgtttttctTGTTAAGGAGATCCTCACCAACACTTCTTCTGATCATGTTGATGTTGCTGTTATCAAGAAATCCAACAAATCTTCTTACATTTCTG ATGATGGAACATATGCCATGAAAAAAGTTCTCATTCAGAGTGATGAACAGTTGGCATTGGTGAAGGACGAAATTCATAACTCGTCTCTTTTTAGCCACTACAATTTGCTTCCTCTTCTTGATCATGCTATCATCTCAGTGAAG GCTACTGCAGAACAAACTTGGAAGCATGAAGCATACTTGTTGTTTCCAGTTCACTTGGACGGCACATTGTTTGACAATGCTAAAGCCATGAAAGCTAAAAAAGAGTTCTTTTCTACCTCAGATGTTCTTCAAATATTTCGGCAG GTTTGTGCAGGACTCCAGCATATGCACAATCTTGACCCTCCATATGCACACAACGATGTCAAACCTGGTAATGTCCTTTTGACACGTAAAAAGGGTCAGCCACCTCTTGCAGTCTTAATGGATTTTGGAAGTGTTCGTCAAGCAAGAAGGCCAATCCGCTCCCGTTCAGAGGCACTGCAGTTACAG GAATGGGCAGCTGAGCACTGTTCAGCACCTTTTCGAGCTCCTGAGTTGTGGGACTGCCCAAGCCAAGCAGATTTTGATCAAAGGACTGATATATGGTCATTAGGTTGCACATTATTTGCTATAAT GTATGGAGAATCTCCATTTGAGTATGCGCTTGGGGAATCTGGTGGAAGCCTGCAGTTGGCAATTGTAAATGCACAGATAAAGTGGCCTTCTGGGCCTAACCCGCCATATCCAGAAGCACTTCATCAATTCGTGACATGGATGCTCCAGCCCCAAGCTTCGATTCGACCTTGCATAGATGATATCATTGTTCATGTTGATAAATTGGTTGCAAAATTTTCTCAGTGA
- the LOC141713124 gene encoding protein ESMERALDA 1-like isoform X1 yields MHAYNRLPGSGHNSPSSPPSSPSLRSPRLRHSRSKPNRFTQPPVTLPQRLSYLILSLLLKRQGLFLFAPLLYISAMLFFMGTVSFDVVPVIKHRSPLGSVYRSPQLYARLKAEIHADNSSMDAISTIWKHPKGGEWRPCTKKSSGGLPESNGYIYVEANGGLNQQRTSVCNAVAVAGYLNATLLIPNFHFHSIWRDPSKFKEIYDESFFISMLENDVRVVDTIPGYLMERFDRNMTNVLNFKVKAWSPIQYYKDVVLPRLLEEKVIRISPFANRLSFDAPPAVQRLRCLANYEALRFSSPILNLGESLVAKMKARSANNSGKYISVHLRFEEDMVAFSCCVYGGGTKEDEDMKAARERGWKGKFTKPGRVIHPGANRLNGKCPLTPLEVGLMLRGMGFDKSTSIYLASGKIYDSERHMAPLLEMFPLLQTKEMLASEEELAPYQNFSSRMAAIDYTVCLHSEVFVTTQGGNFPHFLLGHRRYLYGGHSKTIKPDKRKLALLLDNPNIGWKSFKRQMLSMRAHSDSKGVEMKRTSDSIYSFPCPNCMCRANKTEDSRSTSVT; encoded by the exons GCCGTCGCTCCGATCACCTCGTCTCCGTCACAGTCGTTCAAAACCTAATCGCTTCACTCAACCACCTGTCACTTTACCTCAACGTCTCTCTTACTTAATTTTATCTCTCTTACTTAAACGACAAGGTCTGTTTTTATTCGCTCCTTTACTCTATATTTCCGCTATGTTGTTTTTTATGGGAACGGTGTCGTTTGATGTTGTTCCGGTCATTAAGCATCGATCGCCTCTCGGTTCGGTTTATCGGAGTCCGCAGCTTTATGCTCGACTTAAAGCTGAGATTCATGCTGATAATTCTTCAATGGATGCG ATATCAACAATATGGAAGCATCCTAAAGGTGGTGAGTGGAGGCCTTGTACAAAGAAGTCTTCTGGAG GATTACCTGAGTCCAATGGGTACATATATGTTGAGGCAAATGGTGGCTTGAATCAGCAGAGGACATCG GTCTGCAACGCAGTTGCTGTGGCAGGGTATCTTAACGCAACACTTCTTATTCCGAATTTTCATTTTCATAGCATATGGAGAGACCCTAG CAAATTCAAAGAAATCTATGATGAGAGTTTTTTTATTAGTATGTTGGAAAATGATGTAAGGGTGGTTGACACGATTCCTGGGTACCTAATGGAGCGATTTGACCGTAACATGACTAATGTACTCAATTTTAAAGTAAAAGCTTGGTCACCTATTCAATACTACAAGGATGTTGTTCTTCCTAGGCTACTTGAAGAAAA AGTTATAAGGATTTCGCCGTTCGCAAACCGTTTGTCGTTTGATGCTCCTCCAGCTGTCCAACGACTCAGATGCTTGGCCAATTATGAAGCTTTAAGGTTTTCCAGCCCCATATTAAACCTTGGTGAATCTTTGGTTGCAAAAATGAAAGCACGGAGTGCAAATAATAGTGGCAAGTATATTTCCGTCCATCTTCGCTTTGAGGAG GACATGGTTGCTTTCTCTTGTTGTGTATATGGCGGTGGGACAAAAGAAGATGAAGACATGAAGGCAGCTAGAGAAAGAGGTTGGAAGGGAAAATTTACGAAACCTGGTCGAGTTATTCATCCCGGAGCAAACAGGCTAAATGGCAAGTGTCCACTAACACCTTTAGAG GTAGGTTTGATGCTTAGAGGAATGGGGTTTGATAAGAGTACATCTATATACTTGGCATCCGGGAAAATTTATGACTCGGAAAGACATATGGCCCCACTATTAGAAATGTTTCCCCTTTTACAAACTAAAGAGATGCTGGCATCTGAAGAAGAACTAGCTCCATATCAG AACTTCTCTTCCAGGATGGCTGCAATAGACTACACTGTTTGTCTTCATAGTGAAGTTTTTGTGACAACTCAAGGTGGGAATTTCCCACATTTCCTTCTGGGACATAGGAGATACTTGTATGGTGGACACTCGAAGACAATCAAACCCGACAAGCGAAAGTTGGCATTACTATTAGACAATCCCAATATTGG ATGGAAAAGCTTCAAGCGGCAAATGCTGAGCATGAGGGCTCATAGTGATTCAAAAGGAGTCGAAATGAAAAGAACATCGGACTCTATATACTCATTCCCATGTCCAAATTGCATGTGTCGTGCGAATAAAACAGAAGATTCCAGATCGACATCCGTGACATGA
- the LOC141713124 gene encoding protein ESMERALDA 1-like isoform X2 translates to MHAYNRLPGSGHNSPSSPPSSPSLRSPRLRHSRSKPNRFTQPPVTLPQRLSYLILSLLLKRQGLFLFAPLLYISAMLFFMGTVSFDVVPVIKHRSPLGSVYRSPQLYARLKAEIHADNSSMDAISTIWKHPKGGEWRPCTKKSSGGLPESNGYIYVEANGGLNQQRTSVCNAVAVAGYLNATLLIPNFHFHSIWRDPSKFKEIYDESFFISMLENDVRVVDTIPGYLMERFDRNMTNVLNFKVKAWSPIQYYKDVVLPRLLEEKVIRISPFANRLSFDAPPAVQRLRCLANYEALRFSSPILNLGESLVAKMKARSANNSGKYISVHLRFEEDMVAFSCCVYGGGTKEDEDMKAARERGWKGKFTKPGRVIHPGANRLNGKCPLTPLEVGLMLRGMGFDKSTSIYLASGKIYDSERHMAPLLEMFPLLQTKEMLASEEELAPYQDGCNRLHCLSS, encoded by the exons GCCGTCGCTCCGATCACCTCGTCTCCGTCACAGTCGTTCAAAACCTAATCGCTTCACTCAACCACCTGTCACTTTACCTCAACGTCTCTCTTACTTAATTTTATCTCTCTTACTTAAACGACAAGGTCTGTTTTTATTCGCTCCTTTACTCTATATTTCCGCTATGTTGTTTTTTATGGGAACGGTGTCGTTTGATGTTGTTCCGGTCATTAAGCATCGATCGCCTCTCGGTTCGGTTTATCGGAGTCCGCAGCTTTATGCTCGACTTAAAGCTGAGATTCATGCTGATAATTCTTCAATGGATGCG ATATCAACAATATGGAAGCATCCTAAAGGTGGTGAGTGGAGGCCTTGTACAAAGAAGTCTTCTGGAG GATTACCTGAGTCCAATGGGTACATATATGTTGAGGCAAATGGTGGCTTGAATCAGCAGAGGACATCG GTCTGCAACGCAGTTGCTGTGGCAGGGTATCTTAACGCAACACTTCTTATTCCGAATTTTCATTTTCATAGCATATGGAGAGACCCTAG CAAATTCAAAGAAATCTATGATGAGAGTTTTTTTATTAGTATGTTGGAAAATGATGTAAGGGTGGTTGACACGATTCCTGGGTACCTAATGGAGCGATTTGACCGTAACATGACTAATGTACTCAATTTTAAAGTAAAAGCTTGGTCACCTATTCAATACTACAAGGATGTTGTTCTTCCTAGGCTACTTGAAGAAAA AGTTATAAGGATTTCGCCGTTCGCAAACCGTTTGTCGTTTGATGCTCCTCCAGCTGTCCAACGACTCAGATGCTTGGCCAATTATGAAGCTTTAAGGTTTTCCAGCCCCATATTAAACCTTGGTGAATCTTTGGTTGCAAAAATGAAAGCACGGAGTGCAAATAATAGTGGCAAGTATATTTCCGTCCATCTTCGCTTTGAGGAG GACATGGTTGCTTTCTCTTGTTGTGTATATGGCGGTGGGACAAAAGAAGATGAAGACATGAAGGCAGCTAGAGAAAGAGGTTGGAAGGGAAAATTTACGAAACCTGGTCGAGTTATTCATCCCGGAGCAAACAGGCTAAATGGCAAGTGTCCACTAACACCTTTAGAG GTAGGTTTGATGCTTAGAGGAATGGGGTTTGATAAGAGTACATCTATATACTTGGCATCCGGGAAAATTTATGACTCGGAAAGACATATGGCCCCACTATTAGAAATGTTTCCCCTTTTACAAACTAAAGAGATGCTGGCATCTGAAGAAGAACTAGCTCCATATCAG GATGGCTGCAATAGACTACACTGTTTGTCTTCATAG